One window from the genome of Cryobacterium sp. GrIS_2_6 encodes:
- a CDS encoding NAD-dependent epimerase/dehydratase family protein, giving the protein MTTVTIDAVIADDDHVTVPPTPPILIVNQDDASSSFNVTDNTRDAGVQRVVLTSAFHAVSWGHPHNGHVFTEDDWTILDGPGVDAYGKSKTLAERAAWQFMADEGGAMTLATLPVAVMGPVMGDDVSGANRIVQTMLEGRMPGFPDLYIPIVDVRDVAIAHILAMTAADAAGQRLLLSNGPAIPMQQIGAVIKAHLGVDARHVPTRSLADMPGVPDLGYSKKTSNDKARRVLGWTPRDPRKAIVAAAESMVRKGFVTR; this is encoded by the coding sequence GTGACGACCGTCACGATAGACGCCGTCATCGCTGACGACGACCACGTCACCGTGCCGCCCACACCCCCAATTCTCATCGTCAATCAGGATGACGCCTCATCGTCATTCAACGTGACGGACAACACCCGCGACGCCGGCGTGCAGCGTGTCGTGCTCACCTCCGCGTTTCATGCGGTGAGCTGGGGACACCCACACAATGGCCACGTCTTCACCGAGGACGACTGGACCATCCTTGACGGCCCGGGCGTCGACGCATACGGTAAGAGCAAAACACTCGCCGAGCGCGCCGCCTGGCAATTCATGGCTGACGAGGGAGGTGCCATGACACTTGCCACGCTCCCCGTGGCGGTGATGGGACCGGTAATGGGCGACGACGTCTCGGGGGCGAACCGCATAGTCCAGACTATGCTTGAGGGCCGGATGCCTGGCTTCCCCGATCTCTATATCCCCATCGTTGACGTACGCGACGTGGCGATAGCGCACATCCTCGCGATGACGGCGGCGGATGCCGCCGGGCAGCGTCTCCTGCTCTCGAACGGTCCCGCCATCCCGATGCAGCAGATCGGAGCCGTCATCAAGGCGCATCTCGGTGTTGACGCGCGGCACGTGCCCACCCGGTCGCTCGCCGACATGCCCGGTGTTCCCGACCTCGGCTACTCGAAGAAGACTTCGAACGACAAGGCGCGCCGCGTGTTGGGTTGGACGCCGCGCGACCCGCGCAAAGCCATCGTGGCCGCCGCCGAGAGCATGGTGAGGAAGGGATTCGTCACCCGGTAA
- a CDS encoding helix-turn-helix domain-containing protein yields MIVVASPEQAEALLDAGQLGCPGCPGALRPHGYGRIRRVRSLDEAPVTVRPRCARCPECAATHVLLPAALVLRRADTAEVIGTALAAKARGDGHRRVAAQLGRPVSTVRRWLRRAREAHADWLHEQGVQHAYRADPDILSRDLVWPTPLGDALNLLAGAALACRQRWDCPLPVWTLIGMFTRGRLLPPPLRT; encoded by the coding sequence ATGATCGTGGTCGCCTCGCCGGAGCAGGCCGAGGCCCTGCTCGACGCGGGGCAGCTGGGCTGTCCCGGCTGTCCCGGGGCGTTGCGCCCGCACGGGTATGGCCGCATCCGCAGGGTGCGCAGCCTCGACGAGGCACCGGTCACGGTGCGACCCCGCTGTGCCCGCTGCCCGGAGTGCGCAGCTACGCACGTGCTGCTGCCCGCAGCGCTGGTGCTGCGCCGGGCGGACACGGCCGAGGTGATCGGCACTGCCCTGGCTGCGAAGGCCCGCGGCGACGGGCACCGCCGGGTCGCGGCCCAGTTGGGCCGCCCGGTCTCCACGGTGCGCCGCTGGCTGCGTCGGGCACGGGAAGCACACGCCGACTGGTTGCATGAACAGGGTGTGCAGCACGCGTACCGTGCCGATCCTGACATCCTGAGCCGCGATCTGGTCTGGCCGACTCCGCTCGGGGACGCGCTGAACCTCCTCGCCGGCGCGGCGCTGGCCTGCCGGCAGCGTTGGGACTGCCCGCTGCCGGTGTGGACGCTGATCGGAATGTTCACCCGCGGCCGGCTCCTCCCCCCGCCCTTGCGCACCTGA
- a CDS encoding NAD-dependent epimerase/dehydratase family protein, with translation MTTHHVLVTGGSGFIAGHIILQLLEQGHVVRTTVRSLAKEGSVRSVLADAGLVHGENLSFVVADLLKNAG, from the coding sequence ATGACCACACATCACGTACTCGTCACCGGCGGGTCCGGCTTCATCGCCGGCCACATCATCTTGCAGCTTCTCGAGCAGGGCCATGTGGTGCGAACCACCGTCCGCTCACTCGCCAAGGAGGGATCCGTGCGTTCCGTGCTCGCCGACGCGGGCTTGGTGCACGGCGAAAACCTCAGCTTCGTCGTCGCCGACCTGCTCAAGAACGCCGGATGA
- a CDS encoding divalent metal cation transporter gives MLGENDGPSMVSYAADGANYGTGFFLPFIVVLFAMSYLCQEMSMRVGAVTHRGYGELVLQRYGRLWGWFGAVDLVLTNLVTLVSEFVAIRVGLAFFGLGAPVAASLGIVLVFLTLAGGRYRRWERIVLGLAMFNGLFLVAAIMVHPDPGAIGGAFATWSPFPFDGLTPLLLLLTATIGATVTPWMVFFQQSASADKGITHQDIRHGRLDTAVGAGLAAVFGCAALIVGAALFAHGGSAIQGLAGAGFPAALSAVAGMPVGAVFALGLIEAGAVAILTISASTAYAAGECIGVSASFNSSPRGAGLFYGVNVTSALISAAVILIPGAPLLAIALNANVLATVLLPVTLVFLMMLANDRELMGKWANTRLTNILGTLVITFIALCAAGYGIISFLQTIHLIPN, from the coding sequence ATGCTGGGCGAAAATGACGGGCCAAGCATGGTCTCCTACGCCGCGGACGGGGCCAACTATGGCACGGGGTTCTTTCTGCCTTTCATCGTTGTTCTTTTCGCGATGTCTTACCTCTGTCAGGAAATGTCCATGCGGGTAGGCGCCGTGACCCATCGTGGCTACGGCGAACTGGTCCTGCAACGCTACGGTCGTCTCTGGGGGTGGTTCGGGGCAGTGGACCTCGTGCTCACAAATCTCGTCACCCTGGTCTCCGAGTTCGTCGCGATCCGGGTCGGTCTGGCCTTCTTCGGCCTGGGAGCGCCGGTCGCTGCCAGTCTGGGGATCGTGTTGGTCTTCCTGACCCTCGCCGGGGGACGGTACCGGCGGTGGGAAAGAATTGTTTTGGGACTGGCCATGTTCAACGGCCTGTTCCTGGTCGCCGCGATCATGGTGCACCCGGATCCGGGTGCCATCGGCGGAGCGTTCGCGACGTGGTCACCGTTTCCCTTTGATGGTCTCACCCCGCTGCTGCTGCTGCTGACTGCAACCATCGGTGCGACCGTCACACCATGGATGGTGTTCTTCCAGCAGAGCGCCTCGGCAGATAAGGGAATAACCCACCAGGACATTAGGCACGGCCGTCTGGACACGGCGGTCGGTGCAGGTTTGGCCGCGGTGTTTGGCTGCGCAGCCCTCATCGTCGGTGCGGCGCTGTTCGCTCATGGCGGCTCAGCGATCCAGGGTCTCGCGGGCGCTGGTTTCCCTGCCGCACTGAGCGCCGTGGCGGGAATGCCGGTGGGCGCGGTCTTTGCCCTGGGCCTAATCGAAGCCGGGGCCGTGGCGATCCTGACTATCTCAGCCAGCACCGCGTACGCCGCCGGTGAATGTATCGGGGTCTCGGCCAGCTTCAACAGTTCCCCCCGCGGCGCAGGCCTTTTCTACGGTGTCAATGTCACCTCGGCCTTGATCTCGGCGGCAGTGATCCTGATTCCTGGTGCGCCGTTGCTTGCCATTGCGCTGAACGCGAATGTGCTGGCCACTGTTCTTCTCCCAGTCACGCTGGTCTTCCTGATGATGTTAGCCAACGACCGTGAACTGATGGGCAAATGGGCCAACACACGCCTGACCAATATATTAGGAACCCTAGTGATCACTTTCATCGCGCTCTGCGCGGCGGGCTACGGAATCATCTCCTTCCTCCAGACCATCCACCTCATTCCGAACTAG
- a CDS encoding FtsW/RodA/SpoVE family cell cycle protein codes for MLLLASVIVLGSVLLVQLGATGHTDAAFIGVSATLPALSLLTHVVMRFAAPLSDPFILPIMTVLSGLGIAEIYRIDLHYGSTGWASASVRQIVWCAIAVICALVTLLVVRNIQLLHRYTFTFGLIAVALLALPLVPGIGRVVSGARAWISIGSLSFQPGEIAKIALAVFFAGYLVRHRDALSLLGNKHLGFRFPRVRHTGPIVLVWLLSILVVIAQHNLGPGLLYFGIFLVLIYVATARLSWLIIGGLLIVAGTAAGNASLSYVNLRITNWFTPFDTQVYNATGGSYQLVQGLFGFAHGGLIGTGLGQGQPWITPVSQSDYIFASLGEELGLAGIFAILSLYLLFTARGLRIAHDSADDFSTLLAVGLAFVVALQTFIIIGGLTRIIPLTGLTTPWLSAGGSSVISNWVIGALLLRISNQRRPSRQRAGPKSS; via the coding sequence TTGTTGCTGCTGGCCAGTGTCATTGTGCTCGGCAGTGTGCTGCTCGTGCAGCTGGGAGCTACCGGACACACTGATGCGGCGTTCATCGGTGTGAGCGCGACACTTCCAGCCCTGTCGCTCTTGACGCACGTGGTGATGCGGTTCGCGGCACCGTTATCTGATCCGTTCATTCTGCCGATTATGACCGTCCTCAGTGGGCTTGGGATCGCGGAAATTTATCGGATCGATCTTCATTACGGCTCTACCGGCTGGGCAAGTGCGAGCGTTCGACAAATCGTCTGGTGTGCGATCGCGGTCATTTGTGCACTGGTGACGCTATTGGTTGTACGGAACATTCAGCTCCTGCACCGATACACGTTCACCTTCGGGCTCATTGCCGTGGCCTTACTCGCGCTTCCCCTGGTACCCGGAATCGGAAGAGTCGTCTCCGGCGCTCGGGCCTGGATCAGCATCGGTTCGCTCAGTTTCCAGCCCGGGGAGATCGCGAAGATCGCTTTGGCGGTCTTCTTCGCAGGATACCTTGTGCGACACCGCGACGCGCTGTCGCTCTTGGGGAACAAACATCTCGGATTTCGATTTCCCCGCGTTCGCCATACGGGCCCGATCGTTTTGGTCTGGCTGCTCTCTATCCTTGTGGTGATCGCCCAACACAATCTCGGCCCTGGCCTGCTTTACTTCGGGATCTTTCTCGTCTTGATCTACGTTGCCACAGCACGGCTCAGCTGGCTCATCATCGGTGGTCTACTCATCGTGGCGGGCACCGCTGCTGGCAATGCCAGCCTCAGCTACGTGAACCTTCGGATCACTAACTGGTTCACCCCATTCGACACCCAGGTCTACAACGCGACCGGCGGAAGCTACCAGCTCGTCCAAGGTCTATTTGGCTTCGCGCACGGTGGCCTGATTGGCACTGGCCTTGGCCAAGGGCAGCCTTGGATCACCCCGGTCTCGCAAAGCGACTACATCTTCGCAAGCCTCGGTGAAGAACTCGGCCTCGCGGGGATCTTTGCCATTCTCTCCCTCTACCTTCTCTTCACCGCGCGCGGCCTGCGAATCGCGCACGACAGCGCCGACGACTTCAGCACTCTCCTCGCCGTCGGGCTTGCCTTTGTCGTCGCCCTGCAGACGTTCATCATCATCGGCGGACTTACCCGCATCATTCCACTCACCGGACTCACCACCCCCTGGCTCTCTGCCGGCGGATCCTCCGTCATCTCCAACTGGGTCATCGGGGCCCTCCTCCTACGAATCTCCAATCAACGCCGCCCATCACGCCAGCGGGCGGGACCTAAAAGTTCATGA
- a CDS encoding DUF1003 domain-containing protein yields MDHTRELRPSKRTAPTDAAAASENEHLGLNARLGLFLTSKVGSMWSVYITIVFVFVWIVLASVGPLHKTDPYPFPFLLFLGNLVQLVLVFVILVGQGVLGRSSDHRSERTFRDAETILSEVLTLHSHLVEQDRILNKGVDLVKSSAHPRVKERETITPTTVGEQYVGLNGRIAAAITRAVSTMWAFYFAVFFQFGWIGLALTGIITFDPYPFAFLLFISSLLQLVFMFVIMVGQDVLGRAGTQRAEQTYLDAEAVVHECRRLQRHLTQQDKAIVAICNYIESEAPQDHPIRQTLPTVTF; encoded by the coding sequence ATGGACCACACCCGCGAATTGAGACCTTCCAAGAGAACGGCGCCCACTGACGCTGCTGCGGCCAGTGAGAATGAACATCTTGGCCTAAATGCTCGACTTGGACTTTTCCTTACCAGCAAGGTCGGATCTATGTGGTCCGTCTATATCACTATCGTTTTCGTATTCGTCTGGATTGTCCTGGCCAGCGTCGGACCGTTACATAAGACTGACCCTTACCCGTTCCCTTTCCTACTGTTCCTGGGTAACTTGGTGCAGCTGGTACTCGTGTTCGTGATCCTCGTAGGCCAGGGTGTACTCGGCCGCAGTTCTGATCATCGTTCCGAACGCACCTTCAGAGACGCTGAAACGATTCTCAGCGAGGTCCTCACACTGCATTCCCACCTGGTGGAACAAGACCGCATCCTCAACAAGGGCGTCGATCTGGTCAAATCGAGTGCGCACCCGCGGGTGAAGGAAAGGGAGACGATAACACCGACTACGGTCGGGGAGCAATATGTGGGACTCAATGGTCGTATCGCTGCCGCAATTACAAGGGCCGTCAGCACAATGTGGGCTTTCTATTTTGCTGTGTTTTTCCAGTTCGGGTGGATCGGATTGGCCTTGACCGGAATCATCACTTTCGACCCCTACCCATTCGCGTTTCTCCTCTTTATTTCCAGCCTCCTCCAACTGGTGTTCATGTTCGTCATCATGGTCGGGCAAGATGTACTCGGCCGGGCCGGTACCCAACGCGCCGAGCAGACTTACCTTGACGCAGAAGCAGTCGTCCATGAATGCCGCAGACTTCAGCGCCACCTCACACAACAAGACAAAGCAATAGTCGCTATCTGCAACTACATCGAATCCGAAGCCCCCCAAGACCACCCCATCAGACAAACACTGCCCACCGTCACATTCTAA
- a CDS encoding MgtC/SapB family protein — MAVNPTDFEFALRLLLATGCGLMIGLERQFRSRTAGLRTQALVAAGAAVFVLFGEQAGVPQAPLQIAAYVVSGVGFLGGGVILRQGFTVQGLNTAATLWCSAAVGCQAAAGHLIPALTTTAVVLAIHLLLRPLGRLVDRAPATKEESVGSYTLLILVRRKHEPHLRAQLVQALSGPAFVLRSVANHSPEESLTGTSLVQLQVELLIEGNAPELLDTLVTRLSLEQGVSSLSWHSNNPETGTDDDRDDQQPLTRRRFTLRGN; from the coding sequence GTGGCTGTGAACCCAACGGATTTTGAATTCGCGCTTCGCCTGCTTCTAGCCACCGGGTGTGGCCTGATGATCGGTCTCGAACGTCAATTTCGCTCACGAACGGCTGGGCTGAGGACTCAGGCCCTCGTAGCGGCGGGTGCCGCAGTATTTGTGCTGTTCGGAGAGCAAGCCGGTGTTCCCCAGGCACCGCTGCAAATTGCGGCGTATGTCGTTTCGGGAGTGGGCTTTCTCGGCGGTGGGGTGATTTTGCGGCAGGGCTTTACCGTGCAGGGGCTGAACACCGCGGCAACTCTCTGGTGCTCGGCCGCCGTGGGATGTCAAGCCGCTGCCGGACATCTCATACCCGCCCTGACAACAACGGCGGTCGTGCTGGCGATACACCTGCTACTTCGTCCGCTTGGGCGGTTGGTTGATCGCGCCCCCGCTACGAAGGAAGAGTCAGTCGGCTCCTACACTCTCCTAATCCTTGTTCGCCGCAAACATGAACCGCACCTTCGAGCTCAACTCGTTCAGGCTTTGTCAGGACCGGCATTCGTCTTGCGAAGTGTTGCAAATCATTCCCCGGAAGAGTCCCTCACCGGCACCAGTCTTGTCCAACTCCAGGTTGAGCTCCTGATCGAGGGAAATGCACCTGAGTTACTGGACACACTGGTCACCCGGCTCTCTCTCGAGCAGGGTGTGAGTAGCCTCTCCTGGCACTCCAACAACCCAGAGACCGGCACGGACGACGATCGTGACGACCAACAGCCCCTGACCCGGCGCCGATTCACCCTTCGCGGCAATTAG
- a CDS encoding low affinity iron permease family protein: protein MSGQEPPRSNSPRQAPGGRERHWSSRFIHRVGDITAHASFGLTAAFITLLWLFSGLLLGFPAWWETALTTVTATITLVMVFVIQHTQARQQAATQRKLDELLRALPTADNRLIAVEAAPDKELDDLADRNLTHREQAVHNATPQP, encoded by the coding sequence ATGTCCGGTCAAGAGCCTCCCCGATCCAACTCGCCCCGACAAGCGCCCGGCGGACGTGAACGCCACTGGAGTAGCCGGTTCATCCATCGAGTTGGCGATATCACTGCACATGCTTCTTTCGGTCTCACTGCCGCGTTCATCACTCTGCTGTGGTTGTTTTCGGGCCTTCTCCTAGGCTTTCCTGCCTGGTGGGAGACGGCCCTCACGACCGTGACCGCCACTATCACCCTCGTCATGGTTTTCGTCATCCAGCACACTCAAGCTCGACAACAGGCCGCGACACAACGAAAACTAGACGAGCTATTACGCGCCCTACCCACAGCCGACAATCGCCTCATAGCCGTGGAAGCAGCACCAGACAAAGAACTCGATGATCTCGCCGACCGCAACCTCACCCACCGCGAACAAGCCGTCCACAATGCCACGCCACAGCCCTAA
- a CDS encoding MIP/aquaporin family protein: MVITGSARRITWTRTPRSPCRSSARRRAVIISAGRDVGHLGLSPRDRGWVHEFNNRNREWTRLGAEMFGTYFLVLVAAGAGTVDSLTHGDVGRGASVTAPGLMVAAIILFMGAVSGAHLNPLVSVAFALRGDFPWRRVPGYVLAQLAGAILASLTLIAVFGPHGGNGETVPGPAFTDSQALVVEALLTMGLVSTILGSASGAQNVGSFSAIAVGGYIILAGLWASPVSGASMNPARTVGPDLVRGDFTHTWVYLLGPSIGTLLAVGSAYFLRGPGGGPTGTKAAQGRTDPEQPSQRHPHPDNRL; the protein is encoded by the coding sequence ATGGTTATCACCGGATCTGCGCGGCGAATTACGTGGACGAGGACGCCGAGGTCCCCGTGCAGATCATCAGCGCGTAGGCGTGCCGTGATCATTTCTGCGGGCCGTGACGTGGGGCATTTGGGGCTGTCGCCACGGGACCGCGGCTGGGTCCATGAATTCAATAACCGGAATCGAGAATGGACTCGACTTGGCGCTGAAATGTTCGGGACGTACTTTTTGGTTCTGGTCGCGGCTGGAGCAGGAACAGTCGATTCCCTCACCCACGGGGACGTCGGCCGCGGCGCCAGTGTCACGGCGCCAGGGTTAATGGTCGCGGCCATCATATTGTTCATGGGCGCCGTATCCGGTGCTCACCTCAACCCGCTGGTCAGTGTTGCCTTCGCCTTGCGAGGTGACTTTCCTTGGCGCCGAGTGCCGGGATATGTCCTCGCCCAGTTGGCCGGCGCGATCCTGGCATCACTAACCCTGATAGCCGTGTTTGGCCCACACGGAGGTAACGGCGAGACAGTCCCCGGTCCTGCCTTCACGGACTCGCAAGCGCTCGTCGTCGAGGCTTTGTTGACTATGGGGCTGGTGAGCACAATTCTGGGCTCCGCATCCGGGGCGCAGAACGTTGGATCCTTCTCGGCGATTGCGGTGGGCGGGTACATAATTCTGGCGGGGCTATGGGCGAGCCCAGTCAGCGGGGCTTCGATGAATCCCGCCCGGACTGTCGGCCCAGACCTCGTTCGCGGCGACTTCACCCACACCTGGGTATACCTCCTCGGACCCTCAATCGGAACGCTCCTAGCCGTGGGCTCAGCCTATTTTCTACGCGGCCCAGGTGGCGGACCCACGGGGACGAAAGCCGCCCAGGGAAGAACCGACCCCGAGCAACCCAGCCAACGACACCCCCACCCCGATAACCGATTGTGA